ttttcatttcatttatgttCATTTGGGATGCAGATGTCTACCACGGCATCAATGGCAATATGTCGCTGGATAGGCGCGGTGAGATTGGCACGCTCCCGAATCGCTATGATCTTACGTTGGGCTCGGATAAATCATCATCGTTGTCGCGCTCTGAGGCTGGAACCTATGATGTCATTCAGGCAGAGATTCAGCACGCCAAGCGTCAGGAGCTGGCCACTGGCGTAGCTACCGCCCATAATGGTCACAATGGCAACGGGCTGCCCATGTCCAATAGCCATGACGTCGAGTCGGAGGTGAAGAAGCGTAAATGGCCCACAGAGCCAAGCTATTTCCTGGCCAAGGAGCTGCTGATGACGGAGCGCACGTACAAGAAGGATCTGGATGTTTTGAACTGTTCCCTGAGGCAGGCTCTTAGCTTGGAGGATGTGGAGCAGTTGCAGCCATTGTTCGAATTGCTCGATTCGCTTGCCCAGCATCACAATCTCTTTTTGCGCGACATCGAGCATCGCATGGTGCAGTGGGAAGGACGCGGCTATCATGATACCCATCGCATTGGTGATGTCATGATGAAGCACATGGGCGCACTGCCCATCTACGATGAGTATGTTCAGACCCATATGGATATACTGCACTGTATGAACGACATGTACGAGACGGATAATCGCTTTCAGCAGCTCTACAAAGAGTTCGAGCAACAAAAGGTCTGCTATCTGCCTATTGGCGAGCTTCTTCTCAAGCCATTGAATCGTCTGCTCCACTATCAACTGTTGCTGGAGCGTCTATGCGACTATTATGCCGAGGAACACATTGACTATGCCGACTGCCAGGCTGTCTATCATTTGCTCATACGTAGCACCAAGCAAATTCGCATCCAGCTCCCAGACTCGGCCAACTTTGTAGAACTCTGCGAACTGCAGCGTGACATCAGTTTCGAGCAGCTCGTGCAACCACATCGTCGTCTCATACGACAGGGTTGCCTGTTGAAGCATTCAAAGCGTGGCCTGCAGCAACGCATGTTCTTTCTCTTCTCGGACATTTTACTCTATGGGTCCAAGTCGCCGTTGGATCAAACTTTTCGCATACTCGGCCATGTGCCAGTACGCTCTCTGCTTACCGAGAATGCCGAGCACAATACGTTTTCCATATTTGGTGGACAGTGCGCGATAACGGTGAGTGCAGGCACCACCGCTGAGAAGACTCTCTGGCTAGCCGAACTCTCAAAGGCGGCCGCCGACATCAAGAACAGGCCGCCGAATATGCAACTACAGCTGACCACACTCAAGAATTGCAGTGAGTATCTAAATGGGATTGAAGGATATAATCAACTCATTATCTTGGCTTTACTCAAAAAGACTATGCATATGAAATTGACTTTTATCTAGCAAAAGAGACAGAGATTCCTATTCTCCTTTAATTCCGAAAAGCACTCTCTAGAGTGCCTCTCTCTTTACTGTTTGTATACTTCTTAACTTATTCTTATTGCATGCACTTTAGTtgactttactttatttttattctctaTCTATTTAACTTCAACACTTCTCACATTGTGACTGGCAAGAAAAGCACTCTGCAAAGCCTCGTAAGAAGGAAACCACCCCCATAAATCCGGCTCATCTTGTAATATGCATTCACTGAAAACTTTCTCAAACCATTTTCTTTCCCACATTTAGGCTCGTCGGAAGAGGGACTCGATATGATCGGTCTGAGCAATGGCACCAACAGCCTGAACAGCAGCACTGGAGGCGGCGGCCCATTGACGCCACAACAGGTGCAGATGCAGCAGCAGAACAAGACGCAACCATCACGCAGCAATACCGCACTACACGTCTGTTGGCATCGTGGCGCCACCGTTGGGCTGGGCGATCATCTAATCGCTGCGGAGCATCAGCTCTCCGGCTATCTGCTTCGTAAATTCAAGAACAGCTCTGGCTGGCAAAAATTGTGGGTGGTCTTTACCTCGTTCTGCTTGTACTTCTACAAGAGCTATCAGGATGAGTTTGCACTGGCCAGCTTACCACTGCTCGGCTATACCGTAGGACCACCTGGCCATCAGGATGCTGTCCAAAAGGAGTTCGTCTTTAAGCTCTCCTTTAAGAACCATGTGTATTTCTTTAGAGCAGAGAGTGCACATACCTATAACAGGTGAGTCCACACATTATACAGTTgatgaattgaattaaatatatttaatgtctTTCAGATGGCTGGAAGTGTTGCGCAGCACCACTCAAACCCAGGACTTTAAGAACGTGCACAGTCATGCGTCCAGCAATTAGAACCATTGCAATCGATTAAACAAACCCTTGTGCAATTCCATGGAGCAGCCGAAAGCTGTAGCCCCACATAGAAATGCCCTTTagtattctatatatttttatatacaacgTATACACCCCCCTCCCCCACAAAagatttccaatttttttacttGACTCTACATCTTAAAGGAGTTCTTTATACTACACAATCGTATTTacgaaatttaattgtattctTCTAGCTCTAAAATTTCCATGTAAATAACGTCTCGTATTTTACTTTGTCGTCTTGTTCTTGTGTTGGTCCCCGTTTTTACTTTATACATTATCTTTTATCTGTGTGCGCTATAtg
The genomic region above belongs to Drosophila innubila isolate TH190305 chromosome 3R unlocalized genomic scaffold, UK_Dinn_1.0 2_E_3R, whole genome shotgun sequence and contains:
- the LOC117791498 gene encoding FERM, ARHGEF and pleckstrin domain-containing protein 1 isoform X1: MSLADMGTVTRSVGGGGGGVGGSRHYDLNNGSGGAAPGSGLPGGRMTHSLSTPSGVDGTPSTPRHRGGKKLTVRIQMLDDSITMFQVQAKALGRVLFEQACRQLNLLEADYFGLEYQEISTHTKYWLDLEKPMNRQVGLSLIDPVLRFCIKFYTPDPAQLEEEYTRYLFCLQIKRDLATGSLQCNDNTAALMASYIVQASCGDYVPEDYPDHTYLSSYRFVPHQDATMQRKIMENHKKHFGQSPAEADLNLLETARRCELYGMKMHPAKDVEGVPLNLAVAHMGITVFQNITRINTFSWAKIRKISFKRKRFLVKLHPEGYGYYKDTVEFFFEGRNECKNFWKKCVENHGFFRCTAVQSTPRRKTRVLSRGSSFRYSGKTQKQIIEFVRENYVKRQNFQRSQSFRQGPLNASSRSQSHTYVNSSISANPLLPIDTATWDYRNQCNDSMTPSLTKKAADTLDRRRDNPIDHMRSQVTAAQVEIYQTKNYAAESPTSPEEAACSAERQHHSAVGMDQMNSNRSLSPQGPQSWTSPSHSSSLQRAPDQARVHPGDHNLDVYHGINGNMSLDRRGEIGTLPNRYDLTLGSDKSSSLSRSEAGTYDVIQAEIQHAKRQELATGVATAHNGHNGNGLPMSNSHDVESEVKKRKWPTEPSYFLAKELLMTERTYKKDLDVLNCSLRQALSLEDVEQLQPLFELLDSLAQHHNLFLRDIEHRMVQWEGRGYHDTHRIGDVMMKHMGALPIYDEYVQTHMDILHCMNDMYETDNRFQQLYKEFEQQKVCYLPIGELLLKPLNRLLHYQLLLERLCDYYAEEHIDYADCQAVYHLLIRSTKQIRIQLPDSANFVELCELQRDISFEQLVQPHRRLIRQGCLLKHSKRGLQQRMFFLFSDILLYGSKSPLDQTFRILGHVPVRSLLTENAEHNTFSIFGGQCAITVSAGTTAEKTLWLAELSKAAADIKNRPPNMQLQLTTLKNCSSSEEGLDMIGLSNGTNSLNSSTGGGGPLTPQQVQMQQQNKTQPSRSNTALHVCWHRGATVGLGDHLIAAEHQLSGYLLRKFKNSSGWQKLWVVFTSFCLYFYKSYQDEFALASLPLLGYTVGPPGHQDAVQKEFVFKLSFKNHVYFFRAESAHTYNRWLEVLRSTTQTQDFKNVHSHASSN